From the genome of Desmospora profundinema, one region includes:
- a CDS encoding DNA double-strand break repair nuclease NurA: MLNVSEELKRRLQEANRELRRVYPSGVFEPRLIRERLARIGRFSPIRKWTGGQMNAWLAGGSLVGVDGSVNSTPGTHPHTLSVFQALAKGTRGEEHWDADLYTPLLDTDEAGEEGELAREAKQRGRLLAGLEIGVAREAIRRWKPRVIMMDGSLLHFWIDQPEAWEALAEEAEKAGVLLVGVAEEIGTRTLARRLFPDGTACADREILFGVMQSGEVFLSELLNPSGPALWKAVICSSSSPQPVGVDGLLSQEGDREELLRLVHTLTPAQGRGIPLWLDIVDREVRVTDPLVAALVEKYIDPDLRHRLLVPKRKDRVL, encoded by the coding sequence ATGCTGAATGTGTCGGAAGAATTGAAGCGTCGGTTGCAGGAAGCCAATCGCGAACTAAGGCGGGTGTATCCCTCTGGTGTGTTTGAACCGAGACTCATCCGGGAACGGCTGGCCCGGATCGGCCGCTTTTCCCCCATCCGGAAATGGACGGGTGGACAGATGAATGCGTGGCTCGCGGGAGGCAGCCTGGTGGGAGTGGACGGCTCCGTCAACTCCACCCCCGGGACCCATCCCCATACATTGTCCGTATTCCAGGCGCTGGCCAAAGGAACCCGGGGCGAGGAGCATTGGGATGCGGATTTGTATACGCCCCTTCTTGATACGGATGAAGCGGGCGAAGAAGGGGAGCTGGCCCGGGAAGCGAAACAACGCGGCCGGTTGCTGGCCGGTTTGGAGATTGGAGTGGCACGGGAAGCGATTCGGCGCTGGAAACCCAGAGTGATTATGATGGACGGATCCCTTCTTCACTTTTGGATTGACCAGCCGGAGGCTTGGGAAGCTCTAGCCGAGGAAGCGGAAAAAGCGGGTGTGTTGTTGGTGGGGGTGGCGGAGGAAATCGGTACCCGAACACTTGCGCGTCGGTTATTTCCCGATGGGACAGCTTGTGCGGATCGGGAAATTTTGTTCGGTGTGATGCAATCGGGAGAGGTATTTTTATCCGAGCTGCTCAATCCTTCGGGGCCGGCTTTGTGGAAAGCAGTGATTTGCTCCTCCAGCAGTCCCCAGCCGGTAGGGGTGGACGGTTTACTGAGTCAGGAAGGGGATCGGGAGGAACTGCTCCGCTTGGTTCACACCCTCACTCCCGCTCAGGGAAGAGGCATTCCTCTGTGGCTGGACATTGTGGACCGGGAGGTGAGGGTGACGGACCCGTTGGTGGCGGCACTGGTGGAGAAATATATTGACCCGGATCTGCGGCACCGTTTGTTGGTTCCGAAACGAAAGGACCGCGTGTTGTGA
- a CDS encoding AbrB/MazE/SpoVT family DNA-binding domain-containing protein, with protein sequence MLKSTGIVRKVDELGRVVIPIELRRTLGIGEKDALEIYVDGERIVLKKYEPACIFTGEVDNTVRYKNKVVSRKCIEEMYNILNKEEGVTAK encoded by the coding sequence ATGCTCAAATCTACCGGAATTGTTCGGAAAGTGGACGAGCTTGGCCGTGTTGTCATTCCGATCGAACTGCGCCGCACCTTGGGAATTGGAGAAAAGGATGCTTTGGAGATCTATGTCGACGGGGAACGAATCGTGCTGAAAAAATATGAGCCGGCCTGTATTTTCACTGGAGAAGTAGATAACACCGTTCGTTACAAAAACAAAGTGGTCAGCCGTAAATGTATTGAAGAAATGTATAATATCTTGAATAAAGAAGAAGGCGTAACGGCGAAATAA
- a CDS encoding DUF7916 family protein, whose translation MEKPVKRLLDQTPEQLVQLTGRRLLESIRASEGRTVVAETVVDGLPLVDGCANPELAAAFGADLLLLNRYDVDRPRVSGFSSREEAIPRGTMWEETGLGPLLPIMGWGVTAGEVTRLIGRPAGINLEPVAADLPQSMVASGRRAGIAQAEEALDQGARFLVFTGNPGTGVTWSSIAREVGRLRDHLGPEIPLMAGKMHGAGVWENDENWLEERQLDQLAEAGANILLLPQPGTVPGVRGEEMACLVERAHRLSLLVMFTIGTSQESSQASLMERWAVEGKSLGGDLFHIGDAGFAGMAPPENILSFSTALKGKRHTYRRIAQSRHR comes from the coding sequence ATGGAAAAACCGGTGAAACGGTTGTTAGACCAAACTCCGGAGCAATTGGTTCAATTGACGGGACGCCGCTTATTGGAATCGATCCGTGCTTCCGAAGGACGTACGGTGGTGGCGGAGACAGTGGTGGACGGGCTGCCGCTGGTAGATGGCTGCGCAAATCCTGAACTGGCGGCGGCCTTTGGTGCCGACCTGCTGTTGCTCAACCGCTATGATGTCGATCGGCCGCGTGTGTCCGGCTTCTCCAGCCGGGAGGAAGCGATCCCAAGGGGAACGATGTGGGAGGAAACGGGGTTGGGGCCACTCCTGCCGATTATGGGATGGGGTGTCACTGCTGGTGAGGTGACGCGATTGATCGGTCGTCCGGCGGGGATTAATCTGGAGCCGGTGGCGGCTGATTTGCCGCAGTCGATGGTTGCTTCCGGACGGCGTGCGGGCATCGCTCAGGCAGAAGAGGCGTTGGATCAGGGAGCGCGTTTTCTCGTCTTTACCGGAAACCCGGGAACAGGGGTGACGTGGTCATCCATCGCCCGGGAAGTAGGCCGGTTACGGGATCATTTGGGTCCGGAAATTCCGTTGATGGCGGGCAAGATGCATGGAGCGGGTGTTTGGGAGAATGACGAAAATTGGTTGGAGGAACGGCAGTTGGATCAGTTGGCTGAAGCGGGTGCCAATATTCTCTTGTTGCCCCAGCCGGGTACGGTCCCTGGTGTGCGCGGGGAAGAAATGGCCTGTTTGGTTGAGCGTGCGCACCGTCTCAGTCTGTTGGTGATGTTCACCATCGGTACCTCTCAGGAGAGCTCCCAGGCATCCCTGATGGAGCGTTGGGCAGTGGAAGGGAAAAGCCTGGGCGGCGATTTGTTTCATATTGGGGATGCAGGCTTTGCCGGCATGGCACCTCCTGAAAATATCCTCAGCTTTTCCACAGCCCTGAAGGGAAAGAGACATACCTACCGTCGCATCGCCCAATCGCGTCATCGTTGA
- a CDS encoding PTS transporter subunit EIIC, with protein MKTFFGKLQQVGKAFMLPVAVMPAAALLMSLGVFISKWATEGDFLFQVGEVMQTGGGGILGNLPILFAVGVAIGLTGGAGAAGLAAVAGYMVMTAILGMDDRELNTGVLGGIITGLITAYLYRKYHDIQFPEWLQFFGGKRFIPIVTSFVMFLVAILFLFIWPPIQTAISNAGNWVIGAGATGLFGFGLLNRLLIPLGLHHILNTLVWFNVGEFTDRAGQVVTGDLTRFFAGDPTAGMFMAGFFPIMMFALPAAALAMIHEAKPAQRKAAAGFLISAVLTAFLTGITEPIEFAFMFLAPVLYAIHAVLTGTSMALLHLLKVKHGFGFSAGMFDYLINFHLSTNAFLIIPVGFGYALLYYVIFRFAIRKWNLPTPGRMEETGEGEAMIKKTALSETGKSERLDRLAAEVLEAIGGKDNIHQLDACITRLRMTVNDESKLDQDRLKKLGASGVIRVGSGNYQAVFGTQSELLKDRILRQMG; from the coding sequence ATGAAAACGTTTTTCGGAAAGTTGCAACAAGTAGGAAAGGCATTTATGTTACCTGTTGCCGTCATGCCGGCAGCGGCGCTGTTGATGTCCCTGGGCGTGTTCATCAGCAAGTGGGCAACGGAGGGGGATTTCCTCTTTCAGGTGGGCGAGGTGATGCAGACGGGAGGCGGTGGAATACTCGGCAATTTACCGATCCTGTTTGCAGTGGGTGTGGCGATTGGGTTGACCGGAGGGGCGGGCGCAGCTGGATTGGCGGCAGTGGCTGGATATATGGTGATGACGGCGATCCTGGGTATGGACGATCGGGAGCTGAACACCGGTGTGCTTGGTGGCATCATCACAGGACTCATCACCGCTTATCTGTACCGGAAATACCATGACATCCAGTTTCCCGAATGGCTTCAGTTCTTTGGCGGCAAGCGCTTTATCCCGATTGTGACGTCATTTGTTATGTTTTTGGTGGCCATTTTGTTTTTGTTTATTTGGCCCCCGATCCAAACCGCGATCAGTAACGCGGGCAATTGGGTGATCGGGGCGGGAGCCACCGGTTTGTTCGGATTCGGGTTGTTGAACCGTTTACTGATTCCCTTGGGTTTGCATCATATTTTGAATACGCTCGTTTGGTTTAATGTGGGGGAATTTACCGATCGTGCCGGCCAAGTTGTGACAGGGGATTTAACCCGCTTTTTCGCGGGAGACCCAACGGCAGGCATGTTTATGGCTGGGTTTTTCCCCATTATGATGTTTGCCTTGCCGGCGGCCGCTCTGGCGATGATTCACGAGGCGAAACCCGCACAGCGGAAAGCGGCGGCCGGCTTTCTGATCAGCGCTGTTTTAACGGCATTCTTAACGGGGATCACCGAGCCGATTGAATTTGCTTTTATGTTTTTGGCCCCTGTGTTGTATGCGATCCATGCCGTGTTGACCGGAACTTCGATGGCATTGTTGCACCTGTTGAAGGTGAAGCATGGCTTTGGATTTTCCGCTGGGATGTTTGACTATCTCATCAACTTCCATTTATCGACCAATGCTTTTCTGATCATTCCCGTCGGGTTCGGTTATGCACTTTTGTACTATGTCATTTTCCGGTTTGCCATCCGCAAGTGGAATCTTCCTACGCCAGGGCGAATGGAGGAGACAGGAGAAGGGGAAGCGATGATAAAGAAAACCGCTTTAAGTGAAACAGGGAAAAGCGAGCGGCTGGACCGGCTGGCTGCGGAGGTATTGGAAGCGATCGGTGGGAAGGATAACATCCATCAGTTGGATGCCTGTATCACCCGGTTGCGGATGACAGTAAACGATGAATCCAAGCTGGATCAGGATCGCCTAAAGAAACTGGGTGCCTCTGGAGTAATCCGGGTTGGTTCCGGAAACTACCAAGCGGTTTTTGGCACGCAATCGGAGCTGTTGAAAGACCGTATCCTGCGTCAGATGGGGTGA